TTGTCCATTATTACTCCTTGTTCCCTAGCGACACACAATTTCATAGGGAATTCTTATCATAGTATGATTAACCTGATTTGAACAGGTTAATGTTGGGCTCCAGGATAGATACTGAGGCAAGAATGTTCCTCCCCTTACTAATTCTGGTGAAGGTGTTGTACTTTTTGTGTGATCTTAGGGTAAAAGAAGACTTCTCGATGGACTGTTGGCTCTTGGATCTGTATGAAATAAGAGAACAATATAAAAGATATTTCTCAACTATCTATATGAAACAAGGATTTTGGGTGAAGTGGATTAAGAAATTTCCACCATATAATACATGGAAAATATGTTACTTAGCTTTGCAGAAAATCTTCTTGTTCTTAAGAAGGAATATATGTCTGAAGCAACAAATGTTACATAACTTTTGGCTGCATTCTGCCCATTGCTACTGGGGCCATGATTGCTATTAGGGTTCTTCATTCCAGTGTCTATTCTCTTCAATTGTTCACATGTAACTATCTGAGGAGTTTGACGGGGAAGCATGATTCGGACAACTAAGTTTTACTAAAAGAGTGACCATGCCTTCTCAATTCATTCTCTATAAGATTTGCTTGCATGACCATCCAGTCAAACTAGCAAACTAGTCATCACCCTTATCTCTCCATCTTTGTTGTTTTACCAATAGGCATTCTGAGTACGTGGAATCCTTTGACCAATTAACAATATTCACAAAAAAATGGAAAATTATTAGCTTCTTGGTTGCTCCTCTTACTAGTGCTATGTGAATTCAAGGGAAAGTAAAAGCCTCCAAAAGCTTTTGAGTAGCAACTAAAATAAACTAATAGCATTGTTGAAGCCGATTTATACTCAAACCcataattaaaataggaaaaaggTTTAAGGATGATGTTATCCTCAGTTTAGTGGTTTTTGAGTCTCCATCTATCTTGAGAGTAGTTCCTCTATCAATCTTTGTGGTCTCCAATTGTTTTTGATAATTGAACAACTTAGGAGATGGTCAAACTCCCTTTCAGATTAGAATGGGGTTTGCAAGTCATGTAAGACTCCTGTACTGGTTTCTTGGGTGGTATGGAACATGCCACCAATAGGGGCTGGGGATTGCGTCACATGGAATGTACAACTGCTGAGTTGTGCATTATAATCCCTACTGAAAGAGAAGCGATGTGGGACAAGATACCAATCATGATGTCAACAAACTTGTGGCAAATAGAGACAGCATATTCTTTTttacttgagagagagagagagggaggaataAAATCATTCCATCAAAATAAAagtatgttattttttatttgtgaatAAAGCAAAGGAAAGAGAAAGGAAGACAAAGATAAATATCGTGAAGATAATAGAAAAAATTGATAACTATTGAATTCACTCTGATTTAGAAAAGTAATTCGTAGATGATTGAATCATACTGTTGTCAAAATAAATATTGTCTAATGTGAGAAAATAACTTTAATTCATTAGATCATTTTGTTGTCCTCCATTGCAGTccctttcctcctatttatatgaagagaaggaaaaatacaaaaagaagaaaaaaatagttgCATCATGTCAAATCAATTccttattattttcttctttgaaAAAGCTAACATTCCAAATTTGATTTGGGAAATGATCTCTTTTTGGTGGTTTATCTGattcatatattattttaatatttatggaATGATGAAACTTTATTTTAGAGATAACATGTttaattaaaatcgaagtttgacCTCatctattttttctcattttcttacTTTCACTTCTCCTGAGTAACCTAGGAAATTATATAGTCATCTATCAACATATGGCATTTGCAAAATCTTTcataaactaataaaatttattcaatttaGAAATAAATTAAGATGGTCTTGCATCATGAAATCAATGACATGAAATTGTGGAATTACCATAGGTCAATCGGACTTTGGCTGGTGGTGTTCCAGCTACTCAGTGCTGATGACAATCTCTTGATTTGCTTGCCTGGTTTGACTGCTGGGGAGTAGTGTAGGAGATTATTGTTTATAGTTTTGTATAAGTTATGCCAATGCATGAGGTGGTCTTCATAGTGTACCTCCATTCATCATCAGTGTGAGGGAATCATTTTGATACTAACTTGCATCGAGGGTTCATGGTGTTACAAACTCATGTAGGAAATTGAGTAGGGTAACTAACCATGATGGACAGTGGCAAGAACCATCTTGTTATGTCCGATATTGATTGGAAGCATGTTGACATTAACATTGCTGCAAGGTTCAGTCTATTCTCGCATCAAATCCATGTAGTAAGCATTCTAATGTAGAATTTGGTTGGAGTTCAGAAGTTACCTTATAAGTTTAGGAATTCTTTGTTGAGAAATGGattactataaagtataaactagtATCACAATCTATATGCATGTCTTTATCGtggaatatttaaaattaaataaaattactcATATTAAATAGGcacctttttttcttttaaagtgACTTTGAAATCTGTACTCACTGCTTTTGAACAATTTGGTATTTCATTGCTATTAAATATTAACATCGAAATATTCTTCTTGGTCATTGAGGACTTTTATTAAGTGGAAGCTATTTGGATGCAAATATCAAGTTGTCTTTTCATCATGGAATGAAAATTATACAGTGCAATGGCGAAAATTTAATGTTTTATAGTGCAATGGCCAAACGTTGAAAGGTAGTTGCATCTTTTTCTTCTGATGCTCCTTTGATTAACAGCTGCAACGGCATTGGAGGTGCTGAACTTTACCCCACTTAACAATAAGCCTATTCGCATTATGTATTCAAACCGTGACCCTAGCATCCGCAGAAGTGGGGCGGCCAATATATTTATTAAGGTAATGCATCATTTGTTTTGCTGTTGCTAAGATGTTTGTTTCCATCTAGATCATGGATAACTGGTCTTTTGTTACTCATATTTTTTTGGTACTTCTAAGTTTGATTTGCACATCGGTGATttgttctttattttattttcagaatCTAGATAAAACGATAGGCAACAAAGATCTACATGGGATCTTTTCATCGTTCGGCAACATTCTTTCTTGCAAGGTTGCAACAGATGCATCTGGCCAGTCGAAAGGCTATGGCTTTGTTCAATTTGATCAAGAAGAGGCAGCACAGAATGCCATCAATAAGTTAAATGGCATGCTTGTCAATGATAAACCAGTTTTTGTTGGTCCATTTCTTCGCAAGCAGGAAAGAGAAAACTCCTTAGACAAGACAAAATTTTCTAATGTCTTTGTCAAAAACCTCTCAGAGTCAACTACAAGGGAAGATCTAGAAAAAATATTTGGCAAATATGGGAAAATTACAAGTGCCGTTGTTATGAGGAAGGAGGATGGAAAATCCAAATGCTTTGGGTTTGTCAATTTTGAAAACCCAGACGATGCTGCTCGAGCAGTTCAAGAACTCAATGGGCAGGAATTTGGTGGGGAGGAGTGGTATGTTGGAAGGGCACTGAAGAAATCTGAAAGGGAACAAGAACTGAAGGAATTTTTTGACCAGAGGGCAAAGGATACAATGGACAAATATCAAGGACTTAACTTATATTTGAAGAATTTAGATGCTAGCATTGGAGATGATAAGCTGAGAGAATTATTTTCTGGTTTTGGTACAATTACTTCTTGCAAGGTAATGTTTCATATCTTTTGAGATAGTTTGCTTATTATTGTTTTTTGATTTAGTCATAATGGCATTCTAATTGATGTGGTTGGTATACTTATGTGAGTAACAGGTTATGCGGGAGCCCAATGGTATAAGTAAAGGTTCTGGGTTTGTTGCTTTCTTGGTTGCTGAAGAAGCAGCTCGAGCtgtaagctctctctctctctctctctctctctctctctaaaacttCTTTTGATGGCCATAAatgaatttttttgtttttttatatagCTTGCAGAGATGAATGGAAAGATGGTCTATGGGAAGCCACTTTATGTTGCACTTGCACAACGTAAAGAAGATAGAAGAGCTAGGTTGCAGGTACCACTCTTTATCTAAACTTATATTAGGAGCCATTCTATCAGTTTTTCTTTCACATTTTTAAGTCTTGGGAGGAACTACTGTACGTGTTTTGCAGTTGTCAATTGGAGCTTTTGAAAAATATTGCCTTGAATTTTGTGCATAGTTCCCCTATAGAGGACCTTAATTAGGAGACAGAAATGGTTGCCCGGATTGGGAGTATGTTGAGTTAAAACATCAAATGATGCAGGaccattttgatttatttttcctttcaatAAATGTTTAATAGTTTAGGTTCCTTTCGAAATGTCAGAAGTATGATTACTACATTGTTACTAAAATTGATCAAGAGAAGAAAAAAGCcaaataaaaagggaagaagGTAAATTTTAGGTTTAATTAGAAGTCTTAGTGAAAAATGAAGGAGATAAATCTTGGGCTTGATTGAGGAATTTATCCCTATATATGTAGGACAAGTTGCACTGATACTAATATGATATATGACAAAAGCCTGGATGTATACACTATACAGAAATTATTTTTTAGGATTTAATAGTTGTggagtaataaaatattaaaatataagaaaGAAAATCATATGGCTCTAGGTATCAGTCCCATGAATATGATCTCATATCACTGGCACATattacaaaaaggaaaaaaaaacttttataatCCATCATAGATTCCTATGTACGAGAAGAAAAATGAAacctataaaaataagaaaagaatataACAAAAAATTGTATACCATAaatcaaagcatatcaataatttattcttttattcttaaggaaacaaatatttttatatttgttttggaAAATAAATTTCATTGTCAATAAGATAATTGATAGATAAACTTCCATATTTTTCTATTTAATTTATTTGAAAGGTTTGGTTCTTCGTCATCCACTTTCCATTGGCTcagtgatgtcaagagatgtttgGATACTCTCTTTGATGTTTGACCTTTTGCTTAGCTGTTTTTATACATTAGATTGCTACCAAATCCACTGGTTAATGATCATGTCCTTTTCTTTGGAGTGATATGAACTTGTAACCATCCAATGTTCTTTATAACTTGCCAGTTATTCTTTTACAGTTCGATTGAGGCTATGAACATAAATGGTCAGTCTATATTGGGAAACTTGACAACTGCTTTATTTCATGTGTATGCTCGACCGAGGTCAAATTTTCTTTATGAAGACGTGTTAAGACTTGATTTGCATGTGAACCTCTTAGTGGCGGGAAGTAGGTGTCTGTTGTAAATGTGTATTTGTATCCCCATGCTGTCATGCATTCCTTGTCATATATCGTGGAGATGAAGCAGATGGTCAAGCTTGTCTTGTATATGGTGGGTGTTGACGAGTTCTTGGACGGAATGTATCACAAATTTCAGTACTTAGACTTATGTAGCacacatttttgattgagagtttTCTTCATGTAAATGAGGTCTAAATTTCTAGTTTAGATGTCATTGAAAGGAGTATAACAATGATTTATTTAAGGTGAGCTTTTATTTTCTCTTGGGATGAGATCAAATGATTGCTAAAAGATATTTTCTTCCTACAGTAATATTGAATGCAGAAGAATCATTGATTTATATGGTTACATGCAAGAAATTGATAACTACTGAGAATATATAAgcataaaattattttcatgtATAGTTCTCTCAATCTTCATTAGCCAGTTGTCTTGCATTAGTTCCACTCAGGTGTTGATTTGCCCGACCCTGAcccctctgtgtgtgtgtgtggcttgATCGAAAATGGAATTGGTTTATAGTTTAACATGTGCTGGCAATATACTCTTCCATGGCTCATTGTTTGTTTCTTATTACACTGGAGTTATTCTGGAACTAGAGTACTATATCTGCATTTACTTTCAGTTCTGCAATATATCATGTTGTGATCAAATTCTGAAACTATTCTGCTTACATATGCAGTTTGTTATTTATGTGTTGCAATTGTTTGTCCAATTTACAGGCACAGTTTTCACAGATGCGGCCTGTACCAATGGCCCCTACTGTTGGTCCTCGTGTTCCCATGTACCCCCCTGGTGCTCCTGGTCTTGGGCAACAAATATTTTATGGTCAAGGACCTCCTGCCCTTATTCCACCACAGGTAACTATTTTATTGTTATGTTGTACTTTAATTTTACGTATTCCTAAATAAACTATGCTTgatgaatatataaatatctttgtTTCATAGACAACTATTTATTGCAAATTTTCAATACATAGTGATTGACTGTTGAGGATGGTCTTCATCATTATAAATTGAgttatattatttcatattcTAGCATGGTGATGCTTAATATTGTGGCGAAAACTTACAATTTTGTATTTGGTCAAAATATATAAGCCGTGTGACACAATAGTATTTTATTTGTTGAGTGTTATCAAACTCGATATTGGTTGATAgtgttatataatatatataatggaAAATAACTGGATATAATTGGAATTGACTTTTTGTGCAATTAGCATTTAGTTTCCATAGCTTGCTGTTGCTCTATAATCAAAAGGAAAATGTGTATGTGGGAAAATTGCAAATTTGGTATGTGCATTGCATGTGCGAGAAGTTTAGTTTAAAATAGCTTTTTTGTTTCAGACATTGCATTGATGCATATTAATAAGATTGAAGTTGTCATGATAGGAAGCAGGTTTAATTGTAATGTGTACTTTTGTATTTGTTTTTCTTATCGTATATAACCTGATTCTTGTATATTTACATGTTGTAGATAGAGTTCACCTTTGTTTCCCCAGATTCTTTGttacttttttttaattaacaTTGATTGACCTATGTCATATTAAATCTAGAGTACTTATGAAAAACTCTTCTTGATTGGCATCAGAAGGACTTAACAAAAATCATAAGCTGCTGTTGCATGCAGTAGAATTTAGTTCCTAAGATTCAGGTCCAAGAATACTGGGACCTGCAGATAGAATCCACTTATTTGTTCTGGTGCTCAAGCTGGATATCCTTGTAACCGTGTTAGAAACTATAAAGTATGCAATGGAACTCATCGGAAACAGTACATACGTTGCTTACCTATTGTAATTGCTGCAAGAAATTCCTAGTTACTTGAAAGCAAGGTTTGCTGTCAGCAAGGACTGTTTAAGACATTTCAAATAACTATTCTGCACATGTAACTTATGGAATGGTGCTAGAAAATGCTCAACTCATGATGGAAACCAATTTTTTGTTATTTCTTAGGGAGAGTTCAACAAATCTGCATAATCTGTGATACTCACATGCTTAATTTTGGCACAAGGCGCTAATTGAAAAGTATTTATCATGCTTTTGAAATGTGCTCTAGGTACTTGTGTAGGCACAGGCAGGTGTTAAACTACTTGTCATACTGTTAATAGTGTCCTTGTGGAGAGAATAGCAGTTTGCCAATGCTTATCTTTTTCATGCTGGATGACTTGGCATGCGATTTTGCAATATTTCCAAAATATTGTGATACTATTATGCAACTGATCTTATCTTGCCACTGTCCTGTTGCATTTTAAGTTCATAATCATGACTTATGGTGTTATTTATAGTTCATCATCTTTAGTTCTTTGTTTGTTGAATTAGCTTATTACTACTTATGATATTACCACCATGCTTAAGTTGTCGTTGCATAAATCATTCAATAATTTCTGAAGTTTCCTCTACAGCCAGGATTTGGCTTCCAGCAACAGCTTATCCCTGGAATGCGGCCTGCAGGGGCACCTATGCCAAATTTCTTAGTGCCCCTTGTCCAACAGGGGCAGCAGGTGCACCGTCCAGGGGGTAGACGAGCTGGAGCAGGACCTGTACAACAAACACAGCAGCCAATGCCTCTAATTCAGCAACAGGTCTGTAATCATCTCTCTTAGCTTGGAGTTCTCTttcttgccctttggaatttgcaATCATTTTGTAGGTTTAACTATCATTAACAACCACAATAAATTGCAATCGGTTGGAAGCAGGAAGAACAAAAGAGAAGCATTTAAAAGCACTAAGATCCTTGTTATTGGAAAGAACAGGTGGTGAAATGACATTGCATAAGCACACTTCCAATGATAGGGTGAGAACCATGATACTAGATGGTGAAATACTCTTGGCAGCGTGTTTTAATTTTTGGAGAGACCAAATGTTGATTACCACACCACATTACCGATCAATTTGAGCACAAGCTTGTTGGTTACATGTTGAGTTGTGTGCATGGCAGCAGATCCAATGTGTTTCCTTGTCATTTTACATTAATTAATTTTGAAGTCCTAGCTCATGATGGTCCTCTACTTGGTCATCGATAGCTGGGTTGGCATGCCATGGCTTCCATTGCTCTACCACTCCATGTAAACGAGCTGTGCATTATATTCTGATGCTGTTAATGCAATATGTTCATTTCTCGGTTTATAGTGAGATTATCTACATAGCCTTGATTGATCGGATGTGAACTGAACCTTGATCTAACTGTTATATTATTAATTTCTTTTTGTGGAGAATGCATAACAGATGCTTCCAAGGGGCCGTGTCCAGCGCTACTCTCCTGGCCGCAACATGCCTGATGTTCCTATGCCTGGTGTTGTTAGCGGTATGCTCTCTCCGTATGAGATGGGAGGGTTGCCTATGCGAGATGTTCCCATACCACAACCTATTCCCATTGGGGCGTTGGCTTCTGCACTTGCAAATTCTACTCCTGAGCAGCAAAGGATGGTATGTTTCTCACTCAATATATGAGCGTGTGTCCTGTTAAAGGTGTGCTACTTATGTACTTCTTTGTGTGTTTTTTCTGGGGAGCTCTTTATGCCTTGTTACATTAACGGAGTCTCCCGAAAGACTAGGACCACGTAGGATAATGCCACTAGGGTACCTTCTGAAAGACTAGGATCACGAATGACCCATCTTTCAATCACTAGATGGTTTTTTCATTGTTACATTAACCGAGTTCCTTTCTGGTCCTGAGATCTTTGACACTGAACTGGTCCTGCTACTTATTTCTAGCCAGAGACTATTCTCATCATATGGATCGTAAGCTAATGAACTTCAGTTATATCACACCTTATGTACTTAGTGGAGCTTTCTGACTTATTTGAAGGGTACCAGGTCAGCCCCGTGGAATGATTGATTGATTATTATGGTTCACGTATTCTTCCTCTCCAGATGCTCGGTGAGAGTCTGTACCCACTCGTGGAGCAACTTGAACGTGATCATGCAGCCAAAGTTACAGGAATGCTACTGGAGATGGACCAGACTGAAGTCCTGCATTTGCTGGAATCTCCGGACGCCTTGAAAGCCAAAGTTGCGGAGGCACTGGAAGTTCTGAGGACTGTGGCACAGCAGCAGCAGGCCACTGTTCCCGCCGATCAGTTGGCGGCATTGTCGC
Above is a genomic segment from Musa acuminata AAA Group cultivar baxijiao chromosome BXJ3-4, Cavendish_Baxijiao_AAA, whole genome shotgun sequence containing:
- the LOC103981054 gene encoding polyadenylate-binding protein 2 translates to MAQAPMQQQALNGTVNNGGGGAGGNQFPTTSLYVGDLQASVTDAQVYDLFSQIAPVVSVRVCRDVNTRRSLGYAYVNYSNPVDAATALEVLNFTPLNNKPIRIMYSNRDPSIRRSGAANIFIKNLDKTIGNKDLHGIFSSFGNILSCKVATDASGQSKGYGFVQFDQEEAAQNAINKLNGMLVNDKPVFVGPFLRKQERENSLDKTKFSNVFVKNLSESTTREDLEKIFGKYGKITSAVVMRKEDGKSKCFGFVNFENPDDAARAVQELNGQEFGGEEWYVGRALKKSEREQELKEFFDQRAKDTMDKYQGLNLYLKNLDASIGDDKLRELFSGFGTITSCKVMREPNGISKGSGFVAFLVAEEAARALAEMNGKMVYGKPLYVALAQRKEDRRARLQAQFSQMRPVPMAPTVGPRVPMYPPGAPGLGQQIFYGQGPPALIPPQPGFGFQQQLIPGMRPAGAPMPNFLVPLVQQGQQVHRPGGRRAGAGPVQQTQQPMPLIQQQMLPRGRVQRYSPGRNMPDVPMPGVVSGMLSPYEMGGLPMRDVPIPQPIPIGALASALANSTPEQQRMMLGESLYPLVEQLERDHAAKVTGMLLEMDQTEVLHLLESPDALKAKVAEALEVLRTVAQQQQATVPADQLAALSLNDGLVS